The DNA segment gggctggaaGAAGACATATTGTGAAGGATGATGTTTGTGTGTGTagaacatatttaatttttcttctatctGAAATGACCACCTTTTTACCTAGGCCTAACTGTGCCACATGGAACAAGAATTGCTATTAGGTTTTTCATAACTATGGGCAGGGAAATACTtaaggggagggaggaaaaagtgCTGCACCACTAACTTGTTTGAACACGTAAAATCAAAGGTGTTTTTTAATGTTGATCCTCTTGGCAATAGCTAATAAAAAACTCAAGGTTGAAGAAAGTGTAGAGCTATTTTTTATCCAACTCTACAGAGCAAATCTGAAAACAATGCACGTGAATACATTTGGAAAATGTCATAAATGAAATTCTTAACTTCTTTACAGGAAAGTGGAAGTAGTAATTTTCAACTGTTGGTAGCAGTCTCTTAAAAATTAGCAACAATATAGGTAGTGTGCCATTCATACGTAAGCAAGGAAATTCTGGAGGGAAGTTTAAATCAACAAGTTTAGGGATTGGTTGGTGATTTTGAAACCTAAAACAACTTTTCAAACCTGTGAAATTATGAAATGATACTATGTGGAATGACAGTGCTTCTTAGCACTTCATCTGCTGCATTTTACATTATCAAAGTTGTCAACACGTTTTGGCTTCCTTTTCTCATAGTAGCTGTTAAACACACAAAACTCTGATTCAGCTTTCTGTTTGTAGTCTGCACTATTGATCCAGAAATTATACTATTGGTTTTGGCATTTTAATTTACAGTTTatctgcagcagcatcagcattCATCAAAAAGTCAGTAGGCAAAAAAAGACACAGTGTTCTTCAACACAGTCTGTTCCATCCAGGTCTGGTGgtgttcctgcagcaggcaaTACACAGCAGCTCATTGCTGCATGATGTGTTGCCTTAGAAAAGGTGGTTAAATGAATGTTTATCAGATCCCACCTGAAGTTagatgaagacagaaaacataTTCAAAAACACTCTTAGGGGAAAGGGAAAGTAACACCTGTATAGTAAATATTGTTTGTGGTGTATTATAACTTTGACAGCTATCGTGTTGTAAGATAATATTGCAAATACCAGTTGAGTTCTATCCTTACAGACAGGGCAGGTGCAAGACAATTATGAATTGGTCCTCCTAAGTATATTGCAAACAAAACTGAGTGTATGCTAGTGAATGTAATGAACCAGTAGAAACTACACATAATCTACAGCTAAATCTGGTTAGCATTCATAGGCAAAAAGGACTGGTAGAAACTGTAACGGCTCTAATTTAACTGGAATCAGCACAGACCAGGCTGATTACTTTATAAACCTGGCATATCTATTGTATTATAGTCAATGTACAGATTAAACCAAAGATATTTACCTTCTTCTTTGATCTCTCTGACTTCTTGGAAATGTTCTTTACTTTCGTATGGAGATGGTATAAAaccttggggggaaaaaaggagcaaTATATTGAAGGGGAAATTGAAATTTGTGCATTAATACTTGAACTCCTCAAACAAGCaccaaaaatttaaattgttttaacaTGATTTAAAGATGAATTTGATGCTTTCAGACTTTTAATTCTAAGCTCTCAACATTCTCTTTCAAGAAACAAGGTTTGGAAAGAGCATTAAAACTTCTAGGCTTCCAGTAGTTCATCATATATTTAGAGTTCAGCTGGCACTATGCTGAAATCCACAGGAGTTTTCACATGGACTTTGAATTTTACATTGAGGCTCAGATTGTCTTCATTTACTCCCTAGGCTGATGATGCACAtgggcagaggggaggctgTACCCTGGTGGGACTGTCCCGCTGCTCctgaaagcagcacaaacaaATGCAGGGGTAGGAGTGGGTCACCATCCAGAGGGAGGTCATATGGAATGCTGGAGCACTGTAGGCAATTTTCAGTTAACAACATCCAGATCTAGCTTTTGAAACCTGATTACAGCACAGCAATAACCTGGAAATGTTTATCCCTCCATAGGTTTTTCCTCTTGCCAGTaacaaatatttgttatttagaaagaacaaaatgaaaaatatgaaaaccagCAAGAGTCTTTAGGGGGTTTGGGTGTCTGGCTGGCTGTCATCTTGGTAGTCATAATCCTTTTTGTGAGCTGGTGTAATTTCATTCTATGTTTTCGTTCCCTCCCCCTGCCTCACAAAAGTATTCTGTACCAGGAGAGAATATAGAAAGGGTTGGATCAGTTATTTGGCTGTGTTGCTCTGTACACACACAACCCACCAAGAGTCTGGGATGTTCCCCTCCATTCAAACATTATTCCCACCCCTGGCACCCACCTTGGCATAGCAGCAGGTGAtgagcagcaggggcaggaggtaTCCCACCAGCAGGATGGTAATCTTGTACATCTGCTTGGCTGTGGAGCCGTttgcccagtgctcccagcagaaaGAGCTGTTGGGTGCCTGCTGATGGCCACTCATGAGGGCCTGGTGCTGGGCCACGGGGATGGCGATgagcagagacagcagccaGATGACAGCCACGCCCAGGGCGGCGTTGCGCTTGCTGCGGATGCAGGGCGAGCGCTTGGCATGGACCACGGCGATGTACCTGTCCACTGACATGGCCACCAGGGTGAAGATGCTGACCAGCATCGTTGCCATGGCCAAGTAGTGAACCCACTTGCAAAAGAAGGCACCGAAGATCCACTCTGGCAGGGAGTAGATGGTGGCCTGGAAGGGAACgcagaagagcagaaaggagaagtCAGCAATGCTTAAGTTCAGGATGAAGATGTTGGTGGCACTGCGCGATGGGCGTCCCCCAGGCCGGAGGCGCCCCAGAACAACCAACACTAACGTgtttcccaccattcccaggaGAAAGATCAGCCCAAAAAGCACTGGTACAATCACCACCTCTGGGCCACCCCTGGTTGCTCCTGCCCAGCATGTTGGGACCTCTGTTGGGTTGGTCTCAAGGCTGCACTTGTTGGTGTTGGCTCCGAGGGAAAGCACAAAGttgttttcctgctcctccatgGAGTCAGGCAAGGAACAgtcactgcagccctggctgctgacAGGCACGTCTGTGTTTGTCAGGGGTGGCCAGAGGTGAACTTTTGCCTTTTCCAATCCGTGTCTTTCCTTTGAGGAGTAATTTTCTTCAGATGATTCTTCCGAGTTCTCTCTGTCTCTGGTGCAGGTTATTCCAGGCTCTGGCAATAAAAGGAGCTGAGGAATTTGCGTCACTCACAGCTTTGGCAGTTGGTGCAGGTGTGGCAGAGGAGAAGTCggtggcagaggagcagaggatgaggctgccctgggagcttggagcagcggcagagcagcagcagctcggcTTCCACATGCCCCTCCTCTTCTGCTTCCCTCCCACACTCCCTGCATCTGTGGCTGTCATacctgctttcccagctccatgctGAGCTGTGGCACAGAGGACAAACGCTGTCTGTGACCTGAGCCCTTCAGAAAACAGCCCCTGGCCAGCTTTGTCCCCATGCATTACTGCTCACGAGATGGAAGAGCAAAGCAACACTTCTCATGCAAAGGGCTGGAAAAACACCAGCTGCTGAGCAATAATGCGTGCAGTTTTGTGAGGGGCAGCACTGTTACTGGCtgcattaaaaggaaaaaaagctaaaatacttattttaatcaaaagaaaattattttagttgtttatttttttcatagtatTCAATGCTCCCATAGAGCATAAAGCCATCTGAATTTTTTCCCACACAAAAAGCTGGGAGAGCTTTAGATTCAGCACTGGGTCTTGCCACTTCTGGGATATCTGCCCAAATTCTTTAATGCCTGAATATTCATGGACCTTGTTGATCCAGCTTCGAAGACATTTTAGGTTCAGCCCAGTATGCCAACAGCATCTGCACTGGAAATGTTCACTCTTAGTGAGCAGCTGTAATAttccctgccagggaacagagttatggttttcttctttttttagcaGAAGTTTTATTAAAGATTAATGGCTCAGTTACTGTGGTTTTAATGCTTACTTATAGAAACAGTACATATGATTTAGAAGATACTAAGTAGGTTAGTTCTAATGGTTTGTTTCCTCCATTTCTTAAGGGATTCTGCAGGCAGTGAGGAGGCAACAAAGTTTAGGCAAAAATTAACAGTACCTGCACATGGTGATTTATGGGTGCAAAGAAGAGCATCCACCTTTATTTTCAGTGGTTACAACTCCAGGCACTTGGTCAGAATGGGGCACCACTGGCTCTTGTGAATGGGAAGGTTCGACTTGGGGGAGCCCCTTAATTTTAGAAATGAATTTCAGGAACTGAGAGCTGCcctgctttgtgttttattttctaagctCTTGTTGAGAGgtgacagctctgccttctgtAGCCTGCTTTGATTAGACACTTGCTTAAAACTGGTCTGGAGCCCAGTCCTCTTTCACAGTTTCAGGATGGTTACGGGGGgcgggcagggaggggaagatgTCTGAGCTGCAATGAGAAAAATGATCTCCCCTTGTCCTGAGCATGTCCCCGTGGCTGGACCTgaccccagctgcagctccatggcCTGGCCGCCCCAAGGGCCGGGCACAGGACCTCAGACACCTCCCATATCTCACAGTCTCGCAGTTCCCCAGTGTCCCGTGTGTTTGCTGGGATCTCTGCGGGacggggctgtgctgcagcccgAGTGCCATCTACTGACATTTCACTCACAGTTTTTGCCTACTGTGCTTCTCTCTCGTCCTTATGCACACCCACCCCCCATGAAACTCAAATAcgttttcatttttccttttgtgataATATGTGACCGCTGTAAGGTTAATGTAAGGTAATTCATATCACTACATGGAACATTTTAGAGAAGGCTATTGAAAGTGATTTCAATGGCTATCTTTGTATTTTtgatgtttggggtttttggggttttggttcttccccttttctttaGTGGACAATTGTACcagaaagaattatttaaaaagaaccTGTAACTTTCACAGCAATTGAGAATATGCATTTTAGTCTTTTAGTGGGTTTaggaaaagcaataaaaactgCAACATGTGTGGTTTCTATTGCAGGGGATTTGAGACAATGCATGCAGGAATTTAAGGATTGCTTCTATGTGTCACCTGCAGAACAAAcacagctttgcagagctggaagatCTCATGGTATGCTAAGCAGAACAAGGGCAGGGAATAGCACGGTTCTGGCAGTGAGGAGGGACAGATCATAGGATTGTTTagatctgtaaaaaaaaataaaattcaacaaTTACCTAAATTCTTACAGGAGGAACATTCCAGTTCTGTGAAAGTGTTATAACTGGGGCAGGGGGTAGAAAGGTGAATATCCTGGATAGAAAGTGGCAGTCACCTGCTGAATTAGACATCCAGAAAACTATGTGCAGGAACTCAGCTTGTTTTCATTACAGAGCTGAGATGCTGCAAATCTGAATTCATATGGAGCTTGGCTGGTGTGGAAGTGTTCCTGGCTGGCCATACTCACAAGGAACTAATTTCCAGTGTTAATTTACGTGCtttgctgaaaactgaaaacttaTCTTGAAAGTATGTATACTGTGGCAGTCAAAAGTTTCACAAAGGTAAAGAttccttcttctgtttctttcattgTGTCACTTCTCAACTGCTTTAAATCATGTGTTTTTGACAGTGAGAAATCTCTTTTCCATGATAATTGCCAATCCAAATACGGACAGAAGGGAACTGATCATGCCAAGACAAATCCATAAGACCTGTTCATTAGTCCAACTAGCAGGAGAAGATCAAGTCACTTGCATAAGCACAAGAGCATAAATAGCAAGTGAACCTGTAATGTCTGATTTGCTGGGAACGCTCACATTACGGGgggtattttaaaattcacagtGTTTCATCTGGAAACCAGAAACAATTAATACCCTGTGGATTGAGCTGCATGAAATATCTCAGCTGTAAAAATTCTGCTGTTCTTTAGAAACTCTGTTGCTTCTTAGATGAAGacaacaaatatttaaatatgagTGAGAAAAAAGTATGAGTGAGCAAAAGTACACTGGATAATCTCtgtaagaggagaaaaaaagcagaagtctGACAGTCATCACTGATGATCAAGATCAAGAATGGACTGGAAGCCAGATGCTGTTGCTTTTGAGTTGATTTGGGCTAAAAACATTGAATTTTCATCCCTGAATAAACAGGCATCAGATGTGTCTTGTTGAGAGAGGATAGTACCGGACCTCCATGAACAAATTTGCCATCCCAGAGTAGAATGTCAATGCTAAGAAGaagggtgggggaaaaaaaccccaaaacattaaATAGTAGTATTTAAATGGTAACATTTTTAGCTTGTGTAGGTACAAACTAATTTGTCCATTTTCTGATTGCTAATGGGTGCTTCAGCTCCTAATTGCACTGAATATCCGGCATGTTGTAAACCACTCCTACTGTTTTGATAATCATGGTTCAGCTTTTTGATACTTGTGCATTAGCTCTCGAAACCTCTTGACTTTTGAGTGGAAGGAGGGCACTGAAGCTTAACAGCAAGCAAGAACCTTAGTGTCAcacttttctgtctctctggaGAATGTGGGTTACATCTCAGATTCAGAtccatttaaagaaaaacaagtatcCACATCAAAAGCCTGTTTGTGGCTTCAGGTTCAGCAGCTCTTAGTGCTTTTTGAAAGGCTGATTCAGGCTGAAAAGCCCTTTAGGCTGACTGGTGAGCTACCTTGATGCAACCAGGAAACAAGACAAAGGTCAGAAATCTTTGTACTTGACTCACACCAACCCTTTCCAGTTATGATCCCAAGTGGAAAGAGAAGGTGCAGTGGCCATCCCTCCTGAAGTATGACCCCAAGAGAGACAGGAGCTCTGTATATTTGTCCCCAAAAATTAGAGTCCAGATTCAATTCCTTTCCAACTCCACATAATCCTTTCCCTGAATTGCATTTAGATAGCTCCTAAAGGAACTGAAACCTAGGGGATCCCTAGAGGTTGTATGTCCACCAGGCCCCAAGCTGAGCTGTATGGGGTACTCTTGCTCATGAAGGAGCTATGGTGGAGTGCTGCATCAAGTACAAAACTCCCAGGGCCAGAAGAAGTAAAGCCTTTCACCTTTTGTGAGCTATAACCTTTGAGTCTCTTCAGTGAAGGATCAGAATTGAACTTATGTATCTCACTCTGGCCATTAAGTCCTCACATGACTTTTCTGTGTCATTCTGACTGGACAGGTAGCTGGTTACAAATATCCTACAAATTCCTTTTGACTTAcctagaatttaaaataaaaatagaacaaCTTCACTTAAATAGACAAAAACATTGTATCCACAGTGTTCCAAAACTTTCTTCTGCAGTATAATTTTTGATAAGGCAGGTAAAATTGTTTAACAAAGTTTGTTATTCATTTATGACCAACCAACTGAGTAAAGAATCATGATTTTGGTtctaacagaaattattttggaataaaactACAAAAAGAGAAGTTTGTTTGGCATACAGTGTTGGCAGACACATATAAAACTAGGACAGGAATATGTCAAAACCATAATAAACCTCAAAACAGGATGCTTGTAGATACTTATTTAGTACTCTGTAGGGAATAAGGAGCATATTCTGGCTTATGTCAACAGATTCAAGACAATGTATCTCTTCCTGTGTGCTCCTGTGGTTTTGTGCACAGCTCTTCTGTGAGAAGACAAAGTGATGTGAGAGATCTCTCACTGTTTGGTGAGACACAGAAGAACAAGCTGTCTTTATCTGGGTCCTAATGTGACATATTTGTAAATACATGTGTGCCTCTATACAAAGAGCAGTCAGATGCCAGTGCAGAGTCTGACACACCCTGTGCTGTGGAAGCCAGAAGCACAATGTCACCCTGGAgaggtgctgctccctgtgttTGTGTGAAGGAAGGTAAGGAGATGCCACAGCTTCAGTGGAGTGTGTGAGCTTGGCCCACCCTGGTTTGAAAACCAGATCATTCTATGACAACATGAGGACATTTAGTTCACTTCTCATGATCAGAAACTGGTTTAAGGCCAGTTCacaaatctgtttttcctgtgtgtgtatCAACCTGACTTTACCAAAGTGTTTGGGTAAGATCACTCGCCCATTCATCTCTTAACCCTTTTCTATGTGTAACAAGATGTGCTGTCAACtggccagctctgcagcatAACAAAATCCTGCAACAGTCCTGGGAAAgtcctgctgttctgctgtgcAAATAGCCCTTTTACTCAGTCACTCCAGACTGTATCACAAAATGCTGCCTGTTACAAAAGGAGAGATGTAAGTGTACATGCTGCTCTTTAATACCACCTTAGCAAAAAGTTTCCATGGTGATTTGCTCTCATTGCTGCAAGGGAGTTCTCTTTCCAATAGATCCACGGCAAATTTCTATCTACTGCCTCATTGAAATTACTGCCAAATTCCTCAATTAAACAAACCTCTTCTTAAGCATCACGATATGCTGTGAAGAGCACCTCAGAAATAATAGATCCTAGGGAGATAAGACAAAAGTACTTGGAAGTTTTTTAacacttttgttttaaaaaaaattatacttggGATCTCTTACTTGCACACAGCTCTGAATGTTTAAGAGCATCTGATTGTGCTTTATATCAGATTCTGAGGCAGATAACTTAAAACAATTGCAGCAAATTCTAGATTTTTCTGAAAGTCTCTGACATACTGAATGAGCAACTTTACTTAGTTTCCAGTTTGTTCTATGTGGTCTGAACAAGAGATACAAACAGTCAATTTGTTTACATGTTCTATTTAACTTCGTAATGCTCCTgaggcaggaaaataaacattacCCGTAcatgtgcccagcacagctgtttgcAGATACATTGCAAAGAGAAGTCATTGCTTAAGCCTTTCAGAATTGCTAATGAAGAGACTGGCACACAACTGATTATTTAGAAAGCTGGTATAAGAACCTACACTCTTCTAATATCCTAGCATGTGCTGACAAGCTTGAGTTAAAGGTGGTTGAGAGCTTCTACTCATAAACATAGGAATGAATAAGACATCAGGCCTTGCTCAAGGATTACCTGGATACCATCTACAGATCAGGCAAGGATGACAATTTTTAGGCATCCCTCCAAAACTCAAAGCAAAGCCTTTGaatcacaaatttaaaaatatagacCCATTATTAGATGGCAAACCAGAAGCCAAGTAGACTTGCTCTAAACTGGATTTTCTCTTTGATACCAAAATGATTGGTTCTTCTCAGAAACCTGTGCTAAACAGCAAACATGGCATTGAGTGGAGcttgctgccctgcctggctgtgggtgCTAATGCCacaagggcagcagctgctttaaaTAGATATGAATGGCTTTGCTCTTCCTGAAAAATTGGAGTGGGAAGTGCCAGAAATACAGCTTTgagaattctgcttttaaacaggaaggtcttttttttttcttttctttttttaagtgtttctgGAAGCCTTTTCAGGTAAAATTCTCAAACTGAGTAGGCAACAACTTCTGTTGTCCTTGAGGCTTTCGTGACCTCTTCAACTGCCTttcaaaaaagatttttctttttattcccttgGGTGGGGGGAACAAACAACCTCCAGATTAAGGAGCCCACACATCTGAAGCAAGCTAGTTTGTATCCTGGTTCTCAGAAGTTGTCTCCAGTCCTGCCAATTAGCATTCTGTCATCAGATCACAGACTATGTATTATTTTAATGGGGAAGCTCCTTCCACTTTGTGGCAAGAACTTTCACCTTGCTTGAATCAAAAGAGTTAAACTGGATACCTGATACCTTTGTAGAATAAATGTATAACTAAACAAACAGAGGCTTtgcttggtttgctttgctATTTGGGCATTATCAATTGTAAATATtactgctattttaaaataaacataatagAAATTACTAGATAAGCTTAttgcagctattttttttccactgctgctttATCCGTCTTTCTTtccaagaaaatacagaaattaattcagtcaGAGTATTAAGCCAGGAGAATTAAGCCAGGAGAATCCACAGCAACTttgttatttttagaaaaacttGTTAACAAGACACATTGATGAGTGTCAGAATAGTACTAATTTGTGCTCATCCTGAAAGGTATCTGCATTCATTGTGGTCTATTTGCTTTCAGCTATAAGCAACATTCAGCTCTAGATTCCTTCTAAGGAGCTTTGGTGATATCTTGATGTGCTTCATGAAATCTTTTCTCTGTGAAGAGAAAAACTTATCTTGGTActtcctgtttcttttgtttggtaACTGGTGCCAGTTGATGTTTTGTATGTCCTGAGAGTGCATGGAATCATCTGAGCTGCCTTCTGGATGCTGGTCAAATTAGTAGTGAAACTGGAAGCAGAAAGTTTTTTACTGACTTGGTTTTTAAACTCTTTGATCTCCCAAGATTAATATTTCTCATAAGGCCTCATCTAAGAAATAAGTTGCAACCATGCTGATTTAAACAGATTAAAATTACCAAAGGACCTCCCGCCACCACCCCCTCCGAGTGTGAACTCGCTTCATTCTAGGACCCAAAACTAATGCTGAGATGAGTAGAAGAAACAAATGGAACTCAATTTGCAATAGTGAAGTCTGCCTGTATTGCTATTTTTATGCAAACTGAAATCCCAGCACACAGGATTCCCTCTTCCTAACGTGTTGTAACAGTTTCTAATTAAAACACTGATACCTGCACTCAAGAAATGCCAAACTGACTGCCCTGGAGATTGCAATCTACACACAGAAGCAAGACAGCAAGTTTGAGTACTTGATCAGCAGGAATTACAATACTCCGTTAATGTGGCTTGTCCCTAAGCAATTGCAATGGGGTTTTAAAGCTGATTCGGACACAAAATTATATCCATCCCAAATGCTGAAGTGCTATTATGTAGTCTGATTGATGCCGGGAGCTGGTAGAAGAGAAGAACTTTATAGAAAAAAGAATTGCAGTTAAAAATGACTGCTGCAAGAGGCATCTGCATGTACAAAGTCCTACTTTCCCGGCTGTAGTATCTACAGTTCAATCTGTTCCGATAGTAAAAACTATCAGTGGTTTGGATGTGTAAGTACTGAAATTAATGAAGGTTCTCTGGGCTGGAACAAGCTTTCCTAATGGGAAAAGTAGTTCCAACATATAATGTTatccctctgctccctgacagCAGCTGATCTGAGTGTGAGTGCTGCAGTTCTTTTATAGCTTCTCAGCTTGCTCCAAAGTATGTGTGAGGTGAATATAACATGGTATAAACATAGGGATAGCTATCATCAGGGAGAGACAGCTGTGTAACAACATTCTGGACAATCAAGATTGCTCTTGGGATATTTATTAAGGGACCAGCCCTGCGAGAtgagctctgcaggaaggatGTACATCACAAATGCCACATTGTAAGAATAATAACACACAGACAGCTAACACTAATCCAGGGCTATTGGAACAAAATTATAGAAGAAACTGTGAGCCAAAGGAAGTATTTGGCACTtagcagctttaaaaatcagttaTGTTCTGAATCTGAAAAGAGGTGAGCTGTTAAAAGCTCAAGAAGTTTCTCAGTGGCTCAGCAAAAATTGTTGTTGAACAAAGAGTTGGTGAGTTTTTCTGCAGACATGCAAAAACAGAGTTTTAGGTAGAAATCAGATCAGATATTTATCTTGACCttgcaaggagagaaaattcagaaaatgggaaaaataaattgcaagtAATGATTGTTACATGATATTTACTTACTCTGGAAGACAGAGAAGAGaatttgaaaagtttaaaattaacaATGAAATATGGGCTAGAACTAGACCACAAATGGAAAAGGAATCTGAACCTGACAATTgctgctttaattaaaatatgaaaggTAGTTTCCTGTCATAGGCATAATAATGGCTCTTGCCTGGATCAAACTTCAGattagaaagagaaaatatttgtcttttctcttgTTACTTCACTTGTATTATTTAGGGTTCTCTAGTCCACAGAAGTGGATAGTAAATATTTATAAGTGAAGTTTGTCAAATCAGTAATGTGAAGCAGAATTCTCAGGCATGTGGGGGCTTCTGTTTAAGTTTTCCAGTTAGTGGGAACTAGAGGATTGAAGACAAATATGTGTTCCACTTAAGACACAACTTGCACAACAGGTCTGTGGGAGACTTGGTCATTTCTCCACAATGGAATCATAAACAAAAGCATGACCCTTTTAGTTTCCAGTACAAAatatgaagagaaataaaaattatgataAGCAAGTCCCATTCCTAGTATCAGAACTtcatatatatttctttttttctgaattttcatgtTTGAGAAGGAGTGAAAAGCTACAGTAGGTTCAGAGACATAATTATTTTTGGAAAGATCACCAGTAGCTTGTGACTGTTTTGACCTCTATGAATACAACATGATTGCACTGTAAGTTCTGACTAAAATTCAGCAGGTATAGTAACAAGAGGTAGATATTTATTGGCTTAAGTGTAGTCAATGTGAATAAGCAAGCATGGAACAGGGGCCTGGAAATGTTGTATGATCTATTTCATTGCAGATATCAAAACTCCCACTGAGTGAgatcctgagcagcctgatctcaCTTTGGAGTTACCTTACCTGGGACCAGGTGACTGGACTAGATGAccccttccaacctaaattattctgtggTCAGAGGCATCTATTCCTGAACAATGCAGTGATTTTAACACATCATCTGCTAGTGAACAGAGGCATTGTGgactgcacagccaggctgccacGAGAGGGAGGAAATGCTGGGTTTTTAGCAAGGCACAGCAAAAGCCTTGTGGGGCTCCCACGGGGGTGTAGCTGAGCTGAAAGCTCACACACAGACCTTACATCTCAGAAAGTGGCAACTTCCAAGTGCCTGTTGTGTGTGCAGCCTGTGCCACGAGCTAAAGAGGCAGAGGAGGTttcttggctgctgctgtgatgcCAAGCAGATCCAGTGCCAAGCTCTAGCTGTGTATCCAACACAGCGGAATGTGGATTTCGACTCGGCTGAAGCAGGTAACTGCTCCAAGGAGCCTCTAGATAAACAAAAGTAAAGCTATAAATCTTATTTCAGCTTCCACTTCTCAACTCTGCTCAGTTAGCATGGTAAAAAGCTGTGTGGGTTTTGTACTTTAAATGTTGTTTAAATAGGGATGTTAATATGCCACGGTGTTAATTTGGTGTAGTGCTTGCAATACTCCTTCAATTTTCAAGTACTGATCTCTGAATGATGATTTAATTATGAGTCTTTTTTATACCTAAACAGTTTCAAAGACAAATGAGTCTTATTGTTAAAGAATATTTCGCATGAAACTGAGAGGATACTTTGATATAGCATATCTGTAGAAAATTCTTGTAGCTACAAAGAATTGCATTTTTGTACACATACACAGAAAAGAGATCTGGTAATGTATAgataaaaagaatttattttagcagTCAAACCACTGGAAGAACGCTTAGTTCCTGCTGAAAATTATTCCTGAAAATTGCTGTTGAATTCAGGAGataattgtaaatatttggACCAAAATCTACAGTGTGTGTCAGTTTTTCTAGCCTCAGAACAGTTTTATTG comes from the Ficedula albicollis isolate OC2 chromosome 11, FicAlb1.5, whole genome shotgun sequence genome and includes:
- the LOC101813838 gene encoding galanin receptor type 1-like, whose translation is MEEQENNFVLSLGANTNKCSLETNPTEVPTCWAGATRGGPEVVIVPVLFGLIFLLGMVGNTLVLVVLGRLRPGGRPSRSATNIFILNLSIADFSFLLFCVPFQATIYSLPEWIFGAFFCKWVHYLAMATMLVSIFTLVAMSVDRYIAVVHAKRSPCIRSKRNAALGVAVIWLLSLLIAIPVAQHQALMSGHQQAPNSSFCWEHWANGSTAKQMYKITILLVGYLLPLLLITCCYAKVLYHLHTKVKNISKKSERSKKKTAQTVLLVVAVFLLSWLPHHIITMWAEFGHFPLNNISFTFRIISHCLAYGNSCINPILYAFLSENFRKACRQVFTCKLFLRPLSAEKLARVRMENFSTTHSTTNM